Genomic segment of Hippocampus zosterae strain Florida chromosome 12, ASM2543408v3, whole genome shotgun sequence:
GTGATGCCAGGGTGTTGCGCGAGGTGAGCTGCCTCTCATGGCTAAAGTGGAgccaaaaatggggaaaaaaattgcctccggtcaaaaataaaagcattttcattcattgggaCAGAACTTGACAAACTTGTCAATTAATGTGCGGAGACAAGCGGCTTCCATTTGTCCAAAAACAGAGCTCGGAATGTGGAAAAAAGTGACCCCCCCAACAATGAAGTCCTTTCAGGGTTCCCGATTGCATCAAAGCACGTCTGGGAAAACAAGATGCCGACAatttcaagttgttttttttttctttttttgtaagcGCCGAAAGAGTCATttgcattgttgtttttctcttggggggggggggggggtctgggagCTCATTTGGAATGATTGCCACGCATTTAAGCagacaagcatttttttcccatgtatGTGGTCAGGTTTGAAAGTGGCTCACATTCTGCTGTTAATGAAGGTGACTTTtatgatctttttttggggggggcgggctggggaaaaaaaagaggagggttGAGCAGGGTTGAGGGTTGGTATTTTGGGCAATCATAATGAATGCTCATGGAAATGTTTTCAGCACAAGTGCAGGCCAGAAATTCTGCTCGTcatatatacattaaaaaaaaagatgcacaacatttccttcaaaaatatgttttaataaataagcaaaaatgtacacaaaaaaaaagatttgagggTGATCACGTGTGGAATTGCCTTGGCCCCTTTGCAGGCTATCGGCGCACGTTGATGTACACGACGCATTCATTTCGATATCGACAATTTGGCGGAAAaagtcttggggggggggcggaggggcggATTGGGGGGGGGATGGCGATCCTTCTTATCGCTTTTGCTGTCACAGCGTCCCAACGACAGCTCGTGCAGTCTGcaggcacgcgcgcacgcgcgcagccTCCTCATCGCTCGTGAGCGCGTCAAATGACGTCACGGGCTCTTCCATAGTCCGTTCGGGTTTTGGAGACAATCTGCAAGAGAAGAATGAACGACAAAAGTTGCCAGTGGATGATACTTTCGATGAGTTCGGTGACATTCACACGACATCAAACTgagcattttctcttttttttttttttttttagcattttctCATCCGATGTGAACGTGAAGGCTGCGTGACGTCATCGAGAGAGCGACCGTATTTCGTGCGAAGGGCCTCTGAAAAATGGCTGcttcttttttcttccatttttaaaaagtgttatttGTTTACCTAATTGTCCGCCAAAAAAGGGGCACCAACAGACATGAAAGGAAtttacaaaaccaaaaacaaattcgGGAGCAATTATTgtttgggatggggggggggggaataaacaaATGGAGCGAACGCTTGTTTATTGATTGTGACGTAATCATACGTTAGATTGCCTATTTCGATGTTCCTGGAGTGATTCCTTTCTATCTCGCCTCTCGTTTGTTGAACGCGATCCtgcgctttttaaaaaatgaggagACGGTTTTGTTTTCGCATCGGTTCCTGCGGCGTGCACACAACGCAGAGGCCCGTTGCAACAGCGGCATTTGAGTGCAGGCCACCGCCATGCACGCGAGAAAAGGAACAGCAAAGCAAGAGTTGTGGCAAAATTGCCTTTGCACGATTGCCTGAACCGAATGCACTCGGACCGAAAGAGAAAGTTTGTCTCGGTGTTCTTTAGATTCTTTGGGATATTTGGCCCCATTTTCCGTTTTTCCCTCCGTAAATAACAGACACCAATGTCCAATAATATTTTCCCACTCTATTTCGATGAGAAAGTTGATGTGAAGCCCATTGCTTCAATAACCGtctcaaaaaaattatttgaaacatttttgaaatgacccccctccctccatttcCCCCctaatttcttctttttgcctCCCTCCAAGAAGCAAGCACCGATGCCCCAAAATGTTCCAAACAGGAGACATAAGATGTCTGGTGATAGAAGATGATCATGTTGCGATGAAAGCTGCTGAGGTTAGCCGCGTGTGCTTTGCAGTCTGATaatcaaagcaaaacaattatCATGTGGCGACACAAGGGCGTTACCTTCCAACAAAATAttgccaaagcaaaaaaacaaaaatagtatTGCTCGGGGAAAAATGAAGATTCAAATtgggaaaatgtatttgacTTGCTTGAAAACAAATCCATGAACGAATATCAATATAcgggttattttttttgcggaacatttgtcaaaataccCAAACGCTCCTGTgagtaaaaaatacaaataaaaaaaataaatgactgaacCTTCTTCCGACCGCTAATCAAAGAGAAGCACTcgtgaaaaggggggggggggttaaaaaatatatatatatttggcatCCCACCTGGCGCGCGCCGGGCCCCTTTTAGTGCGAGGCGGACATGGACCAGGCTCCCTCCATCCTCCACACCGAGAAGGCGTAGCTGAGTCTCTCGTGGGCCACGTAGCTGCAGCTGGACATCTTGTTGTCCATCTCGTCACTCTGCAGCACCTGACACAGGAAGTCGATGTAGCGCGAGGCCAGCTTGAGCGTCTGGATCTTGCTCAGCTTGTCCGAGGGCAGCGTGGGGATGATTTTGCGCAAGGAGGCGAAGGCCTCGTTGAGGGACTGCGTCCGCTGGCGCTCGCGCACGTTGGCCAGCACGCGCTGGTTCTGCAGCTCCTCGTACGACTGAGCTCCGGCGGTGCCGTTCGCGCCGCAGCCGCCGGGGCCACCACCGCCGGGGCTGGGCTTCTTGCTGCGCTTCAGGGGCGCCGGGCTGGCGCCACCACCGCCGCTAtcgtcgccaccgccgccggaCTTCTTGCTGGGCCGCCGCTTGCGGGCGCATCGCTTGCTGGGCCGGCGCTCGGCTTCCTCCTCGCTGGTGGCCAGGctgtcggcgggggacaccgggGAGCCCGAGCCCGAGCCCTCCTCCATTTCTCGCTTGAAGAAATGCAAGGGGAGCGAGGAGGAGAACGCGACGTCCACCTTCGAAGCCGTGGTGACCGATCGAAAAGATCGACCGAGCCCCCCTCCGCCACACCTCCGAAATAAagcaggagaaagaaaaaaaaaagtatccgaCAAGACTGGAGGGAAAGACGCCGAAGCCGAAGCCCTCCGCGCGCTGACTTAAAAGGCGGCTGCTGGCGTCCGAGTGAGGCTTGGCATGTCTTCTCCTCGCGCAGGAAGTTTTTCCTAATTTTTGTTGGAAACCTCAT
This window contains:
- the LOC127611862 gene encoding twist-related protein 2-like, whose amino-acid sequence is MNDADAICSGCGGGGLGRSFRSVTTASKVDVAFSSSLPLHFFKREMEEGSGSGSPVSPADSLATSEEEAERRPSKRCARKRRPSKKSGGGGDDSGGGGASPAPLKRSKKPSPGGGGPGGCGANGTAGAQSYEELQNQRVLANVRERQRTQSLNEAFASLRKIIPTLPSDKLSKIQTLKLASRYIDFLCQVLQSDEMDNKMSSCSYVAHERLSYAFSVWRMEGAWSMSASH